The following DNA comes from Rhinolophus sinicus isolate RSC01 linkage group LG06, ASM3656204v1, whole genome shotgun sequence.
agacaACTAGATATCCATGCACAAAAAACAATGAACCTCGACCTACACTGatactttataaaaaaataaactacaaatgaatcatacacataaatgtaaaatgtaaaacaatatgaCTTCTAGTAGAAAACATAGATCTTTTTGTCAATTTAGGTATAGCATAatccataaaagataaaattgatgaactgacatcatcaaaattaaaaacttctgttcatccaagtcactgttaagaaaatgaaaaaacaagccacagaccgcaaaaaaaaaaagatttaaacagacaCTTCAGCAAAAATgtatagatggcaaataaactCACAATCATTAATCCTTaaggaaatgctaattaaaatcacagtgaaataccactacGTACCCATCTATTATAATAGAATAAGACTGAAATAAGACTGAAAATACCAAATGTTGTTAAAAATGAGGAACATCTGTACGTAGGTCtcaaacattgctggtgggaatttaaCGTTTTAAGTGGTACGCCCACTTCAGAAGACAATTTGGCAGTctcttataaagttaaaaaaaatatgccaTACAACCCATCAATAACACTTGTGGATATTTACCATAGAAAAACGAAAACATGTgtccacaaatgtttattaatgttTAGAGAggctttattcattatttctccaaactggaaacccaaatgtccttcaactggtGAATGGGTAGAATTAGTAAAAATTACATAAGCATGTTCAAAACTCAAGTTTTATCACCCAAATaactttatatagttttatatagtgttaaattattttcttctgggaCTAATTAATTTGTATTCATAATGATTAAAGACAGGAAGTATAAGAAACTGTGTCAGCCCCATGTTTCCCCCTCCTTCAATAAAGTCCATGAGGACAGCGATTTTTGTGTCTTATTCTGTTATATATTCCCAGCATCTAAAATACTATTCAGTAGGCACAAGCATTTGATAAATAAGTGAACAGTGTTAAAATACAGTGATAATGATTATccattttggttttcctttacTAAGATTAAAGATTATCCACAATTGAAATTTGTTTTCAGAACTATTTACAAAAAAGCACCCCTACGCCTTTTCCCTTACGtaactatttaaaacaaaacacaaattacagaaataaaccaagatttcgttttgttttataaaggacAAAATACAGCAATTCAAACACTGGAATTGGAAagctatttttcccttttccacagAGTATTAAATTTCAAATTGTAGGTACACAACCCCACAGAGCCAAAGATAgtgaaattgtttaaaattctggcaataaaacataaattacgatataaattatttaaagtaaacAAAACATATGTCATGTTTCAGtgttaaaaagtcaaaatttatCTTGATATGTTATGAAtattaaagacaattttaaaacacaacttttaaCAATGTACTTATCCATAACAATATTTATTGGcttaaattgcttttttaatcTTATACAAAAATGACAAGAGGATTTTTTAATATCCTGAAGAGGTTCAAGAGATTACTGTGAAAGGCACTCACAGGTCAAAACATGTATTATTAAacaattccacttataagtatctaaagtagtcaaattcatagacagtaCAATGGCGGTTGCCAGAGGCTAGGGGTTGAACACAAGTTTCAggttgggaaaacaaaaaagttctggaaatggatggtggtaatgattgagaaacaatgtgaatgtacttattAATGCCACGGAACTACATACTTAAAaacggttaaaatggtaaattttgttacatATGTTTTACCACAATCAAGAAAATATTATCTGGTGCAACCCTCtccttttacagaagaggaaataggcTCAAAGACATTACAcaacttgtccaagttcacacagctacccaataacaaaaataatttctaattctaTTTCCACTAACAACACTGTCTgtaaattctttctaaaaataggAGATACTGCTAGAGACAGAGTGACTAAAAGGAGATGACATATCACAAGATAAAattgtacagaaaaaaataatttataatcagaCTTAATAGatattatatgcattttatatttatcttattcCTAGATCAATTTTATgtctcttcctgttttcctttcccttcttacGTCTAACTTATACTCTTTTTGTTCTAGTTTACCTATCTTTGTAATCCTTAAGTCTTCTTTAAAGCAAAATGggaaatatacaaatgaaatgtACGGTCATAATTGTAAATGAGTCAAGTTAAACTATATCCTGAACACATGGCttacaaaaggagaaaagggcaCAGAATATTCTACCACTTTTGTCAtcaaaataaagttcaaattaGGTGTTTTCAAAGGCTAATACCCCAACGGCGTAAGAGAAGCTTTGTTATACTGAGATGTAAACTGAACCATGAAAGCATGCCTACTTCTTTATGCAGTTTTGTGTAGGAAtacctttaaaaacaattacCTTGGAAACCACTTGGCATGTTCTACCCATGGGTCATCTCCAGATTCCCAACACCTTAAGCCACCATCACAACAGAAGCATTTGACATCATCATTGCGACcttaagaaaacagaagctaAAATTGAATACACATTCTAATATGTAAATCAAAATAAACAGGATAAAATGTAGAACTAAGTATTAGTTTGTTTCTTACCCACATAATAGAAACCAGCACTTGCAAGCTGCTCAGGTTGAACTGGAACACTTGATGGCCAGTACATAAACGTTCTCAGTCGAGCTGCATGTGTCTGCATGCTCAAATTTGAAATGGTAAACCTCAGCATTTCTagagaattttccaaaaatggACAGTTGGGGAAATGTCTTCGGTGTTCTGACATAGCATCATCCTTTGGTTCCCAGTTACTTAGTGTCCCACCACAGGCAAAGCAGGCTACCCTATCTCCAGGTCCTATGTAATAAAAGCCAGCTCTTGCCAATTCTGATGGTGACAAAAAGCTTAATGGCCACTCATGGTAAGTAAGAAATCTGGCTTCTTCAGTACTCATTGCGTAACTATAGGGGTTAGTCCTCAATGGGGATAAGTCTTCAACTGCTCGAGAATTAAGAGGATTTGGTGAAAGGTTTGAATAAGAACCACTGAATGAGTCACTATGATCCAAAGTGGGAGATAATGAATGTGTAAAACTGTTTCTCATCTGAGAAGTATTCTTAAAGGTAGATTCCAAATTAGTAACAGAAACCAGATTCTGAATAAAGCTACAGCTAGGATACAACTTTTTATGCTTTTCAACAGGATTGTCTCCTTCTTTCCAGTTATCCAGCATCAGGCCACAACAGAAGCATTTGACTTTGTCATTCACACCAGTGTAATAAAAACCAGCACGAGCAAGACTCCTTTCTGAGACAGGAACACCAGCAGGGAAAGTCGAATATGTAGACATTCTGTACAGTTCACATGAAAAGTcatattccattttgtgtttgTTGCCGATTGTCCAATTTGACAAGATGGTGCTATCTTCCAttatactcttaattttttgatacAAGGGACCTGCGACAAGTCGTTGGGAGGTAGTTTTGTGCATGAGTGATTTTACTTTTTGATGCAATCTCTTATTTCTTCACACTAAATTCGATtactataaaaaagaatcaaatgataGACTCCTAGTTATGTCAAATTCACCAGACCTTTACTGGATTTACACCTGAATTTACACACAGGTAGAATGAATATCTCTTTTAAATAACCAAGATAATTTTTAGTACTCTTTGGGATACAATATTAACTTTTTTAGGTAACCCAAGTGTTATTTGCTCATTATTTGGTGTAATACTAACTCAATGGCCTGAAAGAAGTTGACACACTTCTGAAAATATGTTAAAACTACTCGACTTTTCAAGGAGGTTTATATTCCCAAAATTCTAAACAACTATAGAATACCTAAATTATACCTTTAATGTGCTTTTGGTTATAAGCTACAAACCCTAGATATCAAGCCAATTACTGATTATGCTACAAGAGGAAAAACTATAAGCAGGCTTCTTTCCCTATAAGTATTTTAATAtgattatcaaaaaaaaaaaaaaagtttcagtctAGTAAACAAGAATTAAAGTCTTCATATAGTCACATTATCTAAAGGCTAATTTCACACAGCTTATCATCACAGTATCTACTTAAGTggattatattagtttcagctaaCAACTTTTGGGGACAGTCAACACCCACAACCTTTTTGAACCTATGTCTGTTATAGTGTATATGatgtcaaatgaaataaattctgcTTAAAACTCACAAACTgttaatttttccatctttttaaattattgtctatatatgtttccatttcctgCAGCAtgattatttgtctttcttcctaaCTTTGCAAACCACATTATACTTGATCAGCTGATGAAGGTATTTTCTCCATAAACTTAACTAGTTAACCTTAAAACTTCCACAGTAGAAACTTTTTAcactgcatttaaaaattaacctgTCTTTCATTTAAGGATGATGTACCTATAGTATCATTCATTTTGTATCTAAAGATAAATCAATTTATCAAGATGCTGTTTGTCCTTTCTACTGTTATCAAAATGCCTAATAAACTATATTACCAACAAAATTACTGTTATGCATAATGTACCAGCAATTAACCCTACTAGCCTTCTTTCTGAAAacccttcatattttaaaaatataattcatacacAAAATTACACTCCACAGAATTCAAACTATACCCCTTTATAAAGTTTCTAGGTCTCCATAATGGGATTTATTACtgcatcagaaaaaaatgagaggaaaaaagtaGTCTCTTCAGGGttataaatctggaaaaaaaaaaaaaaaactattttagaaaactgtattttaattgtaaatagaATTTATAGACTTCAATTTATTAAGTAAAGTCTAAAAATGACATATACTTTCAATAATACATCTTAATTCCAGCAATTTGTCACCAAAACATTCTAATTGGAAaagcttttaattaaaataaatgcaatatacCCCCGTTAGcactgtgtgtgcacacacacacacacacacacacacacacacatatgtattttttaaatatacaacttTGAAGACAGACATTTCCTCATAGGAAAATATCTTGTCCTTGGTCTCGTCCCCTTTTTTGGTGACAACTTTTAATATTAAGGATAAATCTCTGGCGGTTTGCTAGAGGCAAAAGGGGATAGTGGTGAAGGACACAACACCCTATCAGCAACAGTCCAGCAGTAATTAGACAGTAACACTATTTTTTAATGTCAAGTCTCTCCAGTACTAGGCAAGCTGACCAGTAAGAGTAAAACGCATCAGGAACTTATTAGCATAAATAAATTCTTCAACTCTACAATTCCCTCCCAATTCCAAAGCAACCACAGAAAGCACCTCAAAAACAAAACGTTAGTCCAATGGCCTTGGGAATGTGACCACTTGCACGAATGCTTTCGGTACACCCAGACTTGACATCATAtctttaaatcatatatatattttttttgtctaCAAGCACTGTTCTGTGGATTTTTACTCTATGCAAACTGTAGCTGGATGCGGGGGATAGactggaaggaaaaaggagagcaaCAATTAGGATTTACCCATTAATTTCCTGGAGTTATTTCTCACAGCATACAATAGACTACTTGAAACTAccttaaataccgtgtttccccgaaaataagacctagccggaccatcagctctaatgcgtcttttggagcaaaaattaatataagacccagccttattttactataagaccaggtatttatgataatataatatataataaatataataccgggcaTAATATAACACcgagtcttatactaatttttgctccaaaaatgcattagagctgatggtccggctaggtcttattttctgggaaacacggtatgagacAGAACACTGTCTTTGTTTCAACAAATTAAAGGAATACCCAAGGCTAAACTGAAAACCCTGCAAACACTCTAAGAGAAAGCATCTTGGTCAAAGTCCAAGGGCCGGAAAATTGGGCGGCGGCCCAGCAGGGAAGCAAACAGGTCAATTTTTCACAAGTATTTTCGATTACGTATCTTGGAGTGGAACTTCCGTATTAAATAAAAGCCTACGCGAGGGCAGAAGCTCACTGCGACCCTCGAATCCCCCGGCCGCTGGGCCCTAGGCCCTGTCTTTCCTCCGCCCGCCACAGCTTCTGGGAAAGGAAGTGGGCCCCGCGAGCCCGCGGGCCCCAACCGGCTGGAGCGGCCGGGGCCCGGAAGAAGCACTCACCTCAGAGCAGGCGCAGCACACACGGAAACGGCGCGGCGGCCTGGAGGTCTCCACACACCCGAGAGGAACGGCGCGAACAACAGATGCGCCCCGGCTGGCTCCGGTTCAACGCTCCCAAAGCCCGCAGCCACGCAAGGCCCCTGCCGACGCACGGTGACGTCAGCGCGCTTATCCGGGGACAGCGTCACCGCCGCGCGAGGGCGCCGGGGAGTCTACGGTGTTCGGGCAGGAACGAAACCGTTTCCGTCAGCTCGGTGTTTCGATTTTTAATCTCGCGGCTTGAGTACTTTTGACgtttccctctctctctggccctAACATTCTCCCGAGGGGAACATGGCAAACGGTGAGCCGAAGAGTTTGACTCTTGGGAAGCCCTGCGGAAACGCCCGTGCGGCGGTGGTTTTGCGCGTCTTCTCTGCGTTCCCTCTGAGTTATGTGATCCCGCTCCAGGCCACATTCCTCTAGTGTGACGCCTCCACTCGTCGTAGATGACTGCATTTGAGGATGGAGTCAACCTGGTGGCATTTTTGCTTCAATTAAGTAAACAATTGTAACCGTTTAAAACAGTTGTAACCGTTTTTCCTCAGAACACAGCTGCCTAACATAAACATTCACAGCTGGCGgtggaaatggaaaaaagcaaaGTTGGAAAGTAGAACAGCATCGGAAGATTAATTTTGAAGTGCTGACTTTATAATCTTTAGGGATCACATGATAAATCTATAATCAACCAAtatagctttcatttttaaacttgttttttaactttgtttttctgttctggaGACATATGCACTAACGAAAAAGTGTCCTTATTTCAAAAGCTCATCGCTAGCAACGTGGACGGTATTTCAGACCAGTCTTCACTCCCTATGAAGTCACATTTTTCTGAATGTGACTAAAATAGAATGTATACGTtcatgtatgtgtttatatataaaatcgTACGTGAACCACAAAGGAGCCGACTTATCAATGAAGTCTTAAGTAGTTCAGTTAATAACTGGTAGAGGATTGCAAATAAGAAATCTTGATGTTACTAGTCATGGACGTCtgtctccccc
Coding sequences within:
- the BIRC2 gene encoding baculoviral IAP repeat-containing protein 2 isoform X1, producing MHKTTSQRLVAGPLYQKIKSIMEDSTILSNWTIGNKHKMEYDFSCELYRMSTYSTFPAGVPVSERSLARAGFYYTGVNDKVKCFCCGLMLDNWKEGDNPVEKHKKLYPSCSFIQNLVSVTNLESTFKNTSQMRNSFTHSLSPTLDHSDSFSGSYSNLSPNPLNSRAVEDLSPLRTNPYSYAMSTEEARFLTYHEWPLSFLSPSELARAGFYYIGPGDRVACFACGGTLSNWEPKDDAMSEHRRHFPNCPFLENSLEMLRFTISNLSMQTHAARLRTFMYWPSSVPVQPEQLASAGFYYVGRNDDVKCFCCDGGLRCWESGDDPWVEHAKWFPRCEFLIRMKGQDFVDEIQARYPHLLEQLLSTSETPGDESADPPIVHCGPGENHSEDAVMMNTPVITAALEMGFNRRLVKQTVQSKILTTGENYKTVSDLVLDLLDAEDEKRQEEKERQTEEMASDDLSLLRKNRMALFQQLTCVLPILDHLLKANIINKQEHDIIKQKTQIPLQARELIDTVLVKGNAAANIFKNCLKEIDSTLYKNLFVEKNMKYVPTEDVSGLSLEEQLRRLQEERTCKVCMDKEVSIVFIPCGHLVVCQECAPSLRKCPICRGIIKGTVRTFLS
- the BIRC2 gene encoding baculoviral IAP repeat-containing protein 2 isoform X2; translation: MHKTTSQRLVAGPLYQKIKSIMEDSTILSNWTIGNKHKMEYDFSCELYRMSTYSTFPAGVPVSERSLARAGFYYTGVNDKVKCFCCGLMLDNWKEGDNPVEKHKKLYPSCSFIQNLVSVTNLESTFKNTSQMRNSFTHSLSPTLDHSDSFSGSYSNLSPNPLNSRAVEDLSPLRTNPYSYAMSTEEARFLTYHEWPLSFLSPSELARAGFYYIGPGDRVACFACGGTLSNWEPKDDAMSEHRRHFPNCPFLENSLEMLRFTISNLSMQTHAARLRTFMYWPSSVPVQPEQLASAGFYYVGRNDDVKCFCCDGGLRCWESGDDPWVEHAKWFPRCEFLIRMKGQDFVDEIQARYPHLLEQLLSTSETPGDESADPPIVVHCGPGENHSEDAVMMNTPVITAALEMGFNRRLVKQTVQSKILTTGENYKTVSDLVLDLLDAEDEKRQEEKERQTEEMASDDLSLLRKNRMALFQQLTCVLPILDHLLKANIINKQEHDIIKQKTQIPLQARELIDTVLVKGNAAANIFKNCLKEIDSTLYKNLFVEKNMKYVPTEDVSGLSLEEQLRRLQEERTCKVCMDKEVSIVFIPCGHLVVCQECAPSLRKCPICRGIIKGTVRTFLS